From a region of the Schistocerca nitens isolate TAMUIC-IGC-003100 chromosome 8, iqSchNite1.1, whole genome shotgun sequence genome:
- the LOC126199068 gene encoding uncharacterized protein LOC126199068 encodes MDKLGSRGSPPPALGRLQGRAGLSPSASAAQLERYPASPPAAQLDKYPPPQLEGRFGGGRSTPQQQQPEGRSTPSTQLDKYPGPAGRQASSLSEHRYGRDSPTVVAPPPAALLERFATPPAAPENSLIEPYVPPPQQQQQQHAASPPQPGTATGSLELSRTPSEEPPPSSEAKSKSVSFEDEEQSSPAPVSLVVHPPPPAEKPERRVLSARERWHWAYNKIVMQLNVSTGSTHQPPAPSTCPFSRAPALSPQSTAVF; translated from the coding sequence ATGGATAAGCTGGGCTCCAGGGGCAGCCCGCCGCCCGCGCTGGGCAGGCTGCAGGGCCGCGCCGGCCTCAGCCCGTCGGCGTCGGCGGCGCAGCTGGAGCGCTACCCGGCGTCGCCGCCCGCCGCGCAGCTGGACAAGTACCCGCCCCCGCAGCTGGAGGGCCGGTTCGGCGGCGGCCGCTCGACGCCCCAGCAGCAGCAGCCCGAGGGCCGGTCGACGCCGTCGACGCAGCTGGACAAGTACCCCGGGCCGGCGGGCCGGCAGGCGTCTTCGCTGTCGGAGCACCGCTACGGGCGCGACTCGCCGACCGTGGTGGCGCCGCCGCCGGCGGCGCTGCTGGAGCGCTTCGcgacgccgcccgccgcccccgagAACAGCCTCATCGAGCCGTACGTGCCGcccccgcagcagcagcagcagcagcacgcggCGTCGCCCCCGCAGCCGGGCACGGCCACCGGCTCGCTCGAGCTGAGCCGCACGCCCAGCGAGGAGCCGCCGCCGTCCAGCGAGGCCAAGTCGAAGAGCGTGTCCTTCGAGGACGAGGAGCAGTCGTCGCCCGCGCCCGTCTCGCTCGTCGTGCACCCGCCGCCACCCGCCGAGAAGCCCGAGCGCCGCGTCCTGTCGGCCCGCGAGCGCTGGCACTGGGCGTACAACAAGATCGTGATGCAGCTCAATGTGAGTACCGGCAGCACGCACCAGCCTCCCGCACCCAGCACCTGTCCATTCTCACGCGCCCCTGCATTATCGCCTCAGTCTACAGCAGTCTTCTAA